In Monodelphis domestica isolate mMonDom1 chromosome 1, mMonDom1.pri, whole genome shotgun sequence, the sequence AGACACCTTCAATGCCTCTGTCATCTTCAGCCTTTCTCAGGGTGAGTGCTGCCATCTAAGCTTAGGGGCAGGGACCTTGTGGGGGAAGGGTGGATCAAGGGGCTGTAATGGTGAAGCTGAGGAGTCTTCTGGTGGATGGCATGTGAGAGACTCTGAGTTACTTGTCCTtcctccagggaaaagtatgcAGGAGGCATTGACTTTTGGTTGCCGAATAGCAGGCAAGAAGTGTGGGATACAAGGCTACGATGGAATTGTGTGAAGGCACTAGATGTCAGAAGGCACAACCCTCAGTAGGCTCTAGGAGAATAAGGAAGCCAGGGCATTGCTGAGTGTCTCTACCTGCCCTGATGTCATGGTCATCCAAATTGCAGAGCAGGTGCAGCCAGGGCTGGAACTTCCTAGCCCTACCACAGCTTGGTTCTcacctattttcttctttaatccaAATAAAAATTCTTCCACCAAGCCAGTGTCTTGCCTTCAGCATATTGCAAGTTAAATATGTTGAGATTGGGGGCTCTAGATACATTTCAAGAGTTGCATGGGATTTACTAGGGTTCATCCTGACAGAAGCAGCCTCCCCCGCTATGGCAGAGCCACCCACAGAAGAAACCTCTAGGTATATGCTCTATGCTAATGGATCATGGCAGCCCCTAGGGCACATTCTTTTTTTGCCTGATATCTGAAACTCtagggagggaaaagaagtgTTACATTTATATGATACTTTCCTTAATTAAAGTGGAATACTTTCTTGTGACACAGAATGGACCAGGGATCCCCAGAGGTCCCAGCCAGGGGAGTACAAGCTCCCGCCACCATGAGCAAGTTTCAAAAACAGGCTCAGGAACTCTGCTGACTTTGGAGGTTCATCACCAAGCAAGCCACAGCCTGCCTTGAAGGCTGTCATCCATGTAGTAAAGACTAGCTCCAAATCACAGGTTCCTAAAGTGTGatcactcacatttatatagcacttaaaaaaaacaaacaacccttatcttctgtcttagaatcaatactaaatattggttctgaggcagaaaatcagtaagggctaggtaatggggattaagtgacttgtccagggtcctgaggaagtgtctgaggtcagatttaaagtcaagacctcccatcttcaggcctggctctatccattgagtcccACATGCATATAgcatttaaagtttgcaagaactttatgttaactcatttgatcctcacaaccaccatgGGAAGTAAATTGAAGTTCTTTTAtcagtgaggaaaatgaggccaagagaggttaagtgacttaaactAAGAAGTCTTTAAGGCTTTCTCATTTCAAGACCAGACCTTTATCTACTGCATAGGCCAACTGACTTGCCTGGATGGTAAAAAATAACCTGACCCTGTTCCCTCCCCCATGTCCTTGAGGGGTCTGGATACTTGCCCCCCCACCACAGAATATGTGTAAATAGTTGTCAGGTTGCCTCAGAGATCCATTGAAACTCAAATGGTGATTTCCTGAGTGGAACATGGTGGAGTCCAGTTGCTTTTCAGTTCTCCATGGGAGGATTTTCTATGAGGTAAGTCCCATCACACCTAGTACCTGGCTTTCACATAGTTGGTTCTGCATATAAGCTGTGTAGACAACCCCTTGTACAAGCTTGTAGTTGAGGGAATTCAACCCTCTCTGCCCTCAGATATCTTCCCTACTGACCTGTCCTACCTCAAGCCCCACCATCAGAATTCCTTTTTTTGTGTTGAGGCATTTAAAAGGCAGCCTGAGGTATTGTAAAGAACACTGGTTTGAATTCATACTTGAACCCTTTTTCTTGCACTCGCTAAGTGGCTGGGTGatcttggccaaatcatttaagctCTTTGAGCTTCAATTTACTTATGGCTAATAATAGAGCTTCACCAACATTAAGTGAGCCATTATCCACTCTGCAGGGCTTTGTGAGCAAAGGACTTTACAAGCTGTTGAGAGTTCTAGAAACCTGGGGTATCATTGGTAGTCTTACTTGGGAGGAGTGGCATGCACCTGGATTTAAGAAAGCTAGCTGAGCAGAGTCCTGACATCACTGAGGCAGGCCTGGAGGGGGGTTTGAAAGGGAGAAAATAGGCCCAGGAATGGTTGTATATACCCAGGGGCAGCATGAATGCAATTAAGTAAAAGAAAAGGGATTGAAAGGTATTTACTGGCACCAAGTACAAATTTATCATTTCACAGACTGGTCTGGGGCTAGTCTAGCTCAGATTCTCAGACTTTATTGTATAAAATGTCTCAAATTACAAAGAGGTCACAGGTCTGTGGGTCCAAGGATTACATAGAGCCATTTGCccattcattttttccctaaagcCCTTCACCCATGTACTGAACTGAATCACCTGGTCTAGACATGGAGCCAAGTGTCCATCAGGCAAACACTATTCAGTTCTTGATGATCCAGTTCAAAATTATGGTCATTCAGTACAGGGCTAGCTGCTACTCAGCTGCTTTTTCTAGAATGACAATTGAGTTTCAGGCTATTTATTAGTTGTTCAACAACCTGAATTCTGGGTTCTCCATGAGCCAAATGAAAGATTGCCCCATATTAGGACTAAGAAAAGGGTGAGCAGTGGTGGACTGAGACAAGTGCCCTAGGGAAGCAGTAGAGACTACCCAAAGGTTTTCAtactgatacacacacacacacacacacacacacacacacacacactgctctCTGAAGTCTTCATGGGGGATTAAGACTTCCAGAACTGTGACCTAATCCCCTAAGACTCACATTTCATCATTCTCCACCTGAATTACATGACCTTCAAACCCGTCAGGAAGTTCTTTGGGCTCCAAACTCTCTCCTGGCTCCAAGATTTCCCCTTCAGTTACAACAGCCTCAACTCCTTCCCCAACATCCCCTCCAGGGCCTGTGATATCTGAAGCTTCTCTTTGGTATCCCGCTTCTACTTCCTGACCACCTATGGCCTCCCCCAAGCTTCTGGCCTCCTGCTCAGAATCTGttaccttccttccatcctcttcAGGGCCTGTGTCCTCCCCTGGGCTCCTAACCTCCTTCCCAGGATCTATGGCCTTCCTTACATCTTCCCCTCCAGGGCCCAGGACTCCCTCTGGGATCATTGGCTCCCTAATAGTTTGTTCTAATGGATCTGTAGCCAACATGGCAGACCTATCAACAAATCCTAAGTCTCCAGGAATTGCAACAGAGGACTCCTGTGGCCCTTGATGCCTCAAAGTATCTCCAGGAAGGACAAGCAGCTCTGCAGGTGACACCAGCCCATCTCTGTTCAGGTCCTGAGTTTCCAGCACTTTATCTATTACTTGGATCACCTGTAGCAATATATCCATGTTGGTTGCTGTCATTGCCAGGGCTCATACCTACTGGGCCTTGAAACAATATGAGATGTTCCTAGGATCACTATCACTGCTCCCTTTGAGATTCACCATAACCACACTGAGCCCTAGAGAACTGTGCACAGGTGCCACAGTTAGAAAACAGAAGGCTGTTCTCCAACTGGGGACCTCAACTAGTAGTACCTACCTGATTTGTAGACGATGAAGCCTCTGCCCCAGGAAAAAGAGCTGCTTTCAGCATAGCCAACAACTCCAATCCATCCAGCTGACTACTCTCGTCAAAGTCGTGGAGTGCAAAGAGATATAATAGCACTGAGGAGGAAAGGCTGGGTTAGGGGAGAAAGAGGATGGGATTCTGGAGGGGACATGTGTACAGTGATTTCCATCCCTGGGTCCCTTTGTCCATCTTTATTGGCCCAAACTCACCCTGTTCTCGGCTCATGTGCTCTAGATTCCCAGAGGCCTGTTCCAGTCCTATTAGGTAGTTCTGCAGCAAACTATTGGAATGAAAGAAAGTTGGCACTTAGAAGACCCCAGGCAGCTCTGGGGGCCTGCCCTGCTGGACACTCCTGAAGGGTCCCTCTCCCCATGTCTCACTTACCGAAATTGCTCTGGACCTGACTGAAAGGGGTTAGACTGCAGATCATGTCTGGTTTCAGCCTGAGCCCTAGAGAGAGAAACGAAGAGGCTTCTTACTAGCAGCTGTAAAGCCACTCTCCTGAAGCCCAGGGCAGGAGCTGCAGCATGCTCCCCAAGTCCCATAACCATAGGAAAcatgagaaaatgaatatttgcATAAATGATTCCCTTGACAGAGTCCCAAGAGATAGGGacccagggggaaaaaaaggacatCCCAGCCACTGAAGCCTTCTTACCACCCTGAAGGGAGAAACTTGGTTCACTCAGAGAATTGGGTTATGCTTCTTCCTAACTGagggatcttgggcaagtcacttaacttctttgggcctcagtttccccatttgtaaaatgaaggtatccTCTATGTTTCCTTCCCACTTTAGATtctgttttcccctctttttgcagctgtctgtgtctctttttttaatggaggAGGTGGAGAATGAGAATAAGGGTTGGCTACATTTAGTATATGTCTGTATGACACAAAGGAAATATTGGCTAATCATTTTGGGGTACACTGTGCCCGGTGTGGAAACTATCTCCACAGATGTAGATTGTCAACTCCACATTCTCAGCTGCTCCCCAGCTTCTCCCTGGTCCCAGGCTTTGCTTCTCACATCCCACATGTGCTACCTGCTCCACTTACCTGGTAGCCCCATCCTTGGGAGCAGCCTGACCCAGAGCTAGTAACCACTGCAGCAATGACAAGTACAACATCTTCTCTGAATCTGGAGGTGAGGTCAATGTAGAAAGTCAGGAAATAGAGGGTTTACACCTCTGTTGCCAATGTAGTATGGCAGGAAAGGCattggatttagaattggaagatttgagttcaaatactaccaGATAGGCATCAGTTATGTGATTGGTGAGAAAGTCTTTTAATGGcttctgtcagcctcagtttcctcacattggaaaaatgggaatagtaacaCCTATAGTGGCTAACTCATCAGAGCACTGTAATGTAAAACACTTCAGTTGTTACCATTCTTTCTCCCTGTGGCCAGTTACAACATTGTGTCTGATGGAGGACAGGATGTCCAAGGGAGGAACCAAGAAAGTTagtgctggaagagaccttagagatcccCTAGTCAACTCCCTCTTTTCACAGATGAAACTGAAACACTGACATGGTAGAATAAGGAATAGAATGTTTTGACTTGCAGATCAACACTTTTTCCAAAACCCTTTTCACTTCCACCAAAGAAGTACCCTATTGGGCActtaccttcctttcttcctcaccaTGCACTATACCCTAACCTTATTGTTCCTGGGAGAGGAACAGAGAACACAgcagcaaagaagaaagaaaagaaaggcatggagatATCCAGGGAAAACAGATAGTAATGCCAAGTTATTCTGAAGATGAAGACTCAGAAGATGGAGTCTGGGAAAAAGATAAGCTTGTCTGGGAGatagaaaaaaactgaaagagagacagagacagaaattgtCACGGCCCTCAGAAACTGGGATTGAACTAATAATCTCTAAATTTCCATCAAGCTCTGACTTTCTATGACTCAGGAATACCTGGGCTTGAtgcctacctcagacacttattagctatgtgaccctaggcaagtcctcctctatttccagttttctcatctgtaaaatgggataacacctacctcctagggttgtggTGAAGGTCAagtgagatgataattgtaagtGTGCTTACACACTTGTGCTGGGCACAAAGCCCAGCACACAGTAAGagttctataaatgctagctattattattattactaataccattattattgttacaGCAAATACTACTacatatgtgccaagcactgtgctaggtactagagatacaaagacaaaaatgaaacagccctTGCTTGGAAGGAGTTTGCATTATGTTAATTGGAAATGATGATGTTGTATACAAGAAATacaatgtagggggcagctgggtggcttagtgttttcagagccaggcccagaaatgggaagttctgggttcaaatctggcctcagacacttccaagctgtgtaaccctgggcaagtcacttaaccccaattgtctagcccttactgctcttctgccttggaaccaatacacagtattgattccaagacagaaggtaagagttttaaaaaaaaatacaatgtaaCTTCTTGGGAAAGACTTACAATAGGGAGGATTTTCTATCTCTGGCTGCCTCAAGTATTCATGCTGCTGCCCAAATGTCTGGAGCTCTCCACTATATGCCCTACCCAGACATCTATCTAAGGGCAATAGGCTGTCTCTGAAATTCCCCTTAGCTTTCCTTCTTCCCCACGCTTACTTATCCCTACCCCCTTCTCCCAGTTCCAGTTAAAGCCCCCATGCCCTCAGGTTAGGACTTCAGCTGGTGGGGACCTAAAGATTGAAGTGTGATCAGTTTTCAAAGGGGGGAGGCCTCTGAAGAGAATTTACTTCTTAAAAGAGGACACTGACTCAAAGGAATGTATCTGTTATGGTGGAATATCTGGCTGCTGTAAAGGGCCAGTGAGGAGAATATAGTTTATTCTGGGGACTCTTTGGAATCCACATGACTCCACTTATTCTTGAGGTTGACTTTGCCCTTCTGAAATACATCTAGCAATAGACTTTAATCAAAAATCCCTGAGTTCAAAGGCTGCCTTAGACACgttctctgtgactttgggcaaattactccACCTTTCTCAGTCTCggttttcctcatgtgtaaaatgaagatgataatagcacttcCCAGAGTGCTTGTAACCATCAGATGAGAGCACTCAGTAAACcttcaagtactatataaatgttatcatcatcatcattactactTGGTATGCAGCTCCCTCTCATCCTCCTCCATTTACCTTTTCCCTCCCCATATGTGTAAACCTGCATACATGCTTGTATTTGTGTATTTAGCAGTGGCACCCTGTTAGAGATCTGATGACTGAACATATTACTAATGAATGGGATTGGGGTTGAGTTATGGAGAGAGTTCTCTATCTCAAAGGTAATCAAGATGAGGGTGGATCTGAGTGATGTCATAGAGTGAAAACAGTGGATACATCATGAGTAAGACCGAGGGAGAAAGCCACTGAGACCTACTGCTAGGCTTATCTCGGACTGGTGGGGATGTACATGTGCTCTGGTCCCTTGCTACCAAACTCTCCAAAGATTCATTCCCTTCGCCCTGGATGGCGGGGGTGAGGTCCAAAGTGATTGCACAAAAAAAGCCTGCACAAAGAGAGAAGCTCTCCCCTCTGTAGACTAGGAGAAGGGCTAGAGGGAATGTAACCCTCTTTTAGGGACTCTGCTACTTCTCTGGGAGAGGCTTAGAGGCTTTCTCATTCACATTACATTGTTAGCCTTGTGTTTACTGCCCAGCTCTAACCTTCGCTAACACTGAATAAGGAAACGCAAAGATCCTGACTCTGGCACTGTCATTGTCACACACCAATCACCGGGTATCAGACCCTCTCCCCCAAACACACTGGGGCCTTTCCCACATCCCTGCCCAACCCACCTGCCGAGCTCGGAGAGTCCTGACGGGCTCCAGACTCACCTGCTGCGTGAGCTCTTGCGCTCGCTTGAATAGACCTTCTCAGCTTTGTCTCGCCTGCCTGCCGCTGCTGCAGCCGCGGATAGGTCCCCGCCCCTGGTCTGCTCCACGTGGCCGCTCCACGTCGCCAAGCGCTTCCCTCCCCTCTGCGGGCACAGGCATGGGCTCTGCCCCGCGCCGTGGGGAAAGAAGGAGCCCTCAGCACATCTCGAGTTGGGAGGCCACGGGAAGACAGCCCCGCCCCACCACACCCCACGTTGCATCCCGGGCTTCGTTTTAGTCGGTTCCTCCCTCCAATTTCCCAGCTAATACTCAGGGCATGGGGGAGGAAGCGGGTGATGTATTAGGTATCTGGATAGCCATGTGTACCagtgagatagagacagagacaaaggggaaCGGGGTGCTGTGTTAGGCATGTGACTGTACCTTGCTGGCTGTCCGTCACTTTGTTGGGGGTGGGGCGGTGTCTTGGGCATGTAACCGTATTGACTAATGCGCGTGCTATTTGCTGAAAAGTGTATTATTGGCTTGCATTAATATGACTGACGTTTCTGCCACTGATAATATGTGTGTGTAGGGGAAACATATTTTGGCTGTACAATCATGATACTGCGTTTGTGTGACAGGGATGTGTAAACTGTGAGGAATGTTGTGCTGGCCGTGTTCACAAcactactgtgtgtgtgtgtgtgtgtgtgtgtgtgtgtcagagagaggaaaattaaagacaggaagagagagagggggaatgaaggaggaaagaaggaagaaaggagggaaggatgaagggagggagaaagaaaagaagggagggaagggataaAGGGAGGAGGGACGAAGggtagaaggagggaaggaggaagaaaggaaggagggaggaaatgagagaaggatgaaggatggaaagaataagggaagaaggaaagaaaggaaggggagggagaaaagttgGGAGACAGGAAcgaagggaggaaggcaggatggaaggaaggagggaggaaatggacgaaggaggaagggagagagggaaggaaggatatgTTTAGATTTGTAACTGTTGTTTGCCCCAGCTTCTACGTATGTAAGGCTGGGGTATATCAAATGTGTGATCACTGTGTCCTTGTGTGTAAGTGCGAATGGTGTTAACAGCATGATAACGTGACAGATGGGAGTTGTGGCACTGCTTGTGTGGGAGAGGGAATCCTTTCTAATTCCAAGGGAGAGAAATGAGAagtagggagaaaaagaaaagggaagagaagagactaGGGATGAGGGCATCATTGTGCTGAGTGCTTAACTGCCCCTGTGCTTAACTGGCCCTGTGCTTAGATAAAGGGGATAAAGCTCATCCCCAGCTGCCTTTGTTCGCAGAGCCTAGGGCTGGGGACGTATTCAAGGTCCCTGGGAAGCTCTGCGGTTGGGCTCTGACACTCAGTCCCAGCGTGCCCCCGGGCTGCTCCGGGCCTTGGGCAGTTTTCAacatctttccctttccattcaCTCTCCCCTTCTGTTCTTGGGTTCACCAGCTGAGACTCTGGAAGGGGAGGGGCCAAGCGTGGACCATCGGGGGCGGGGCCCAGACTGTCCAATCGCATGTACGGGGTGGGGCCCAGTGTTCGTGGGGGCGGAGCctccccttcaaagttaaagacTCGCCCTTGGAGCCCGAGCCGGGCAGCTCCAAGCTATCTTCGGGCTGACGATGCTGACCACAGATCCAGGTCCGCAGGATGGAGCCTGGGGAGAGCTCGTTCCTTTGCTCTTGGGCCTTAGCACCGCTTTCTACCTGGGCTACTACTGGGCATGTGTGCCTCAGGTGGGTGAGCTGCTGGGACTCTGGGCTGCTTGGTCTGGGAGCAGGGTCAAGGATGTCAGCCAGCAGAGTACAGTCAAACTGTGGGGTACGTTGCAAAAATGTTTGGGGTCCCCTGCCTTCCTTTTTCCATAGGAATTCTGGGCGACTCTAAGACTAGCTACTTCTAGCGTTTGCCCATGTGTTACACGGGGATTGTAACTGACAGACCCTTGCCTCATTTGCTTTGGAATATCCTGGATCCATTTGAGCCGTAGCTTTGGGTTAAATACCTGGCCCTTCAGGCTTGTAGACAACGGTATGGTGGGAAGGAAGCTAGAGAGATGGGTTTCTGTGCAGTAGCTTGGCCAAAAGCCATTCAGAATGGTACATGACAGGGCAAAAGGAGTTATCTGGAGGAACAGTCCTGGTAATAAACAAAACGGCCATTATTCTACATTTTTCTCTTCCCGTGTTAGCTGGGCAAATTGCTCCCCTTGATGGAGCTGTGCCTTCTTAAGCACAAGACTGGTTGACTAGCTAAACTCCCAACATTGGCTGCTATTAGGGCTACCTCACCCACCTTAAAAAGTGCAATAAGGGCACTCCACCTTTTTTGAATGCTCAGAGTTGCCACACCTAGCTTAGGGGGCTGACTGGGTCCTGGCTCTTGCTCATTCAGCCCCCTCTGACTAGGCCCTCCAATCTAAATAGTGggaagaccaaataaaatgtatTCAAAATATTAATCCAGCTTCAAGGCTGTACTCTCTCCCCAATCTTCATTAAACTTTATTCCAGGAAGTCAGGTCTACCAAGATACTTTTAACAATTCACAGTGCCCCATCCCTAttagcaaaataaaaaacaaggcaCATTTCATCCCTATCCTTTGGGAAGTTGTTCTAAGCTCCTTTTTCTGAACCAAATTCTATTTATTCTGATCACAAATTAATGATGATGGTTCCTCTCAAAACTTTTCGTTTGTTTATAACCAGGTATATATAGAGACTTCTGATATTTTATGAGTCTTGAAACACCTAATCATCAAGTTGTGGTTAATATGGATGAAAATTTCCAATTTATGTTAGTAAACTAGTATTAGAGAGGTGATATGGTGTTACTGAAAGAACCCCAAACTCAGTCAGgcaagatctgagtttgaatgccAACTCAAGCATTTAGTAGGAGTAAGTCACTTAGTATGAGCCTTAGGTCTTCTCACatgtaagatgggaataataatatctgtaGTACTTACCTAACCAGAGGTATTGtaaagatcaagtgaaataatgtatataaggTACTTTGAAATAAGGATCTTATTAATATTATGAAACACCATAGGATATGCACTTGAATTGTTTTTCTGAGCAGCAGCAATGGACTGGTACTGGTCCAGGTACATTTTCACCTATGACCCACAACATATAATATGACCATGAAATACTTAGCTACAGTGAAGTTCATAGTCTTTACAGGAATTGCATCCATTACTCTggtataatcaatcaacaaacattaattaagcatctaTGATGTGTTAGGCATTTGTGCCTCTGCAAACTGATATGAAAGTTTCAGATAGCTTCAAACTTAAGGAGTATCTCAGATCTCTGAGAGGCCATTAAATCATTATGATTTCCCTATTTCCCTAATCCTGACTTCTTAATTACTGCAGGGGTCTGAGAGAGTGAATTATTTGTGTTCTATGGTTTTCAAAAACGTGCACCAGAATTGAGATGGATGTTTATGAGGCTGAAATATTTTGGCTTTCTTTACCATACAATTGTTCTCTGGTTGGCTCTGACCTCAGCCTTCACTTGCTGTGTGAAGAAATGAGGACTGTTCCCTGTCACCTTGGCTGCCACCTTTATATCATTCCTACTGTATGttacaattaaattaatatatctacccagttattaaattttataaaattgattAGAAATggtagacaatcatagttttttttaaacccttaccttctgttttggagtcaatactgtgtattggctccaaggcagaagagtggtaagggctaggcaatgggggtcaagtgacttgcccagggtcacacaactgggaagtatctgaggctagatttgaacctaggacctcccatctctaggcctagctctcaatccactgagctacccagctgcccccacaatcatagttttaaatcttaTTCTTACTCTAAATTCAGACCACATTTTTCCTAGACTCTGttaatctttctcttcccccttaccTACCTGCTCTCTCCCCAAGTTCCTTCAAAAGCTTCATGTCAATCCCTACcccctctcttttattgatgttcacAGACACTGTTCACATTTGAGGAATCATGACAGACAGGTCGACCCTCCAGGAGGGGTAGGGAATGAACTTTCC encodes:
- the CGREF1 gene encoding cell growth regulator with EF hand domain protein 1 isoform X5, with protein sequence MPKTPPHPQQSDGQPARAHACARRGEGSAWRRGAATWSRPGAGTYPRLQQRQAGETKLRRSIQASARAHAAGESGARQDSPSSADSEKMLYLSLLQWLLALGQAAPKDGATRAQAETRHDLQSNPFQSGPEQFRLLQNYLIGLEQASGNLEHMSREQVLLYLFALHDFDESSQLDGLELLAMLKAALFPGAEASSSTNQAQ
- the CGREF1 gene encoding cell growth regulator with EF hand domain protein 1 isoform X2, translated to MPKTPPHPQQSDGQPARAHACARRGEGSAWRRGAATWSRPGAGTYPRLQQRQAGETKLRRSIQASARAHAADSEKMLYLSLLQWLLALGQAAPKDGATRAQAETRHDLQSNPFQSGPEQFRLLQNYLIGLEQASGNLEHMSREQVLLYLFALHDFDESSQLDGLELLAMLKAALFPGAEASSSTNQVIQVIDKVLETQDLNRDGLVSPAELLVLPGDTLRHQGPQESSVAIPGDLGFVDRSAMLATDPLEQTIREPMIPEGVLGPGGEDVRKAIDPGKEVRSPGEDTGPEEDGRKVTDSEQEARSLGEAIGGQEVEAGYQREASDITGPGGDVGEGVEAVVTEGEILEPGESLEPKELPDGFEGHVIQVENDEM
- the CGREF1 gene encoding cell growth regulator with EF hand domain protein 1 isoform X4 — its product is MPKTPPHPQQSDGQPARAHACARRGEGSAWRRGAATWSRPGAGTYPRLQQRQAGETKLRRSIQASARAHAAGESGARQDSPSSADSEKMLYLSLLQWLLALGQAAPKDGATRAQAETRHDLQSNPFQSGPEQFRLLQNYLIGLEQASGNLEHMSREQVLLYLFALHDFDESSQLDGLELLAMLKAALFPGAEASSSTNQIRKPR
- the CGREF1 gene encoding cell growth regulator with EF hand domain protein 1 isoform X3; its protein translation is MQRGVWWGGAVFPWPPNSRCAEGSFFPHGAGQSPCLCPQRGGKRLATWSGHVEQTRGGDLSAAAAAAGRRDKAEKVYSSERKSSRSRAQAETRHDLQSNPFQSGPEQFRLLQNYLIGLEQASGNLEHMSREQVLLYLFALHDFDESSQLDGLELLAMLKAALFPGAEASSSTNQVIQVIDKVLETQDLNRDGLVSPAELLVLPGDTLRHQGPQESSVAIPGDLGFVDRSAMLATDPLEQTIREPMIPEGVLGPGGEDVRKAIDPGKEVRSPGEDTGPEEDGRKVTDSEQEARSLGEAIGGQEVEAGYQREASDITGPGGDVGEGVEAVVTEGEILEPGESLEPKELPDGFEGHVIQVENDEM
- the CGREF1 gene encoding cell growth regulator with EF hand domain protein 1 isoform X1; the protein is MPKTPPHPQQSDGQPARAHACARRGEGSAWRRGAATWSRPGAGTYPRLQQRQAGETKLRRSIQASARAHAAGESGARQDSPSSADSEKMLYLSLLQWLLALGQAAPKDGATRAQAETRHDLQSNPFQSGPEQFRLLQNYLIGLEQASGNLEHMSREQVLLYLFALHDFDESSQLDGLELLAMLKAALFPGAEASSSTNQVIQVIDKVLETQDLNRDGLVSPAELLVLPGDTLRHQGPQESSVAIPGDLGFVDRSAMLATDPLEQTIREPMIPEGVLGPGGEDVRKAIDPGKEVRSPGEDTGPEEDGRKVTDSEQEARSLGEAIGGQEVEAGYQREASDITGPGGDVGEGVEAVVTEGEILEPGESLEPKELPDGFEGHVIQVENDEM